In Prunus dulcis chromosome 1, ALMONDv2, whole genome shotgun sequence, the following are encoded in one genomic region:
- the LOC117631101 gene encoding E3 ubiquitin-protein ligase AIP2 gives MEFKSKDEKRLEQRLEELHKDVSKKQKFEDAVVSLNSLLRDHYASASPSLRKLYYGVVCRVATVLKTRYTSPGFWAAGLALFRLAQSLVSDPAEKAHLLSCISEAQQVVHQESDPPQPSSSPNQGYLFEGHLTVDREPPQPQWLVQSNLMTAALAAGSSSVPGRPESGTDDSNNSESAVNLLQSLIDNLDNVFPPGIMDDVRAAPRVPPASKRVVANLPVITITEEVLKKLGEEAECAICKENLVVNDKMQELPCKHTFHPPCLKPWLDEHNSCPICRHELQTDDHAYESWKEREREAEEDRKGAANAVRGGEYMYV, from the exons ATGGAGTTTAAATCTAAAGACGAAAAGCGATTGGAGCAGCGATTGGAGGAGCTTCACAAAGACGTGTCGAAGAAGCAGAAGTTCGAAGACGCCGTCGTCTCCCTCAATTCGCTGCTTCGGGACCACTACGCCTCCGCTTCCCCTTCCCTCCGGAAATTGTATTACGGCGTCGTTTGCCGAGTCGCCACTGTCTTGAAGACCCGGTACACCTCGCCGGGTTTCTGGGCCGCCGGACTCGCCCTATTCCGGCTCGCCCAATCCCTCGTTTCCGACCCGGCCGAGAAGGCCCACTTGCTCTCCTGCATCTCCGAGGCCCAGCAGGTCGTTCATCAGGAAAGCGACCCTCCACAACCCTCGTCTTCTCCAAATCAAG GGTATTTGTTTGAGGGGCATCTGACGGTGGATCGGGAGCCGCCACAGCCGCAGTGGCTGGTGCAGTCGAATCTCATGACTGCCGCCCTAGCGGCGGGGTCGTCTTCCGTGCCGGGTAGGCCGGAATCCGGAACCGACGACAGCAACAACTCGGAAAGCGCGGTGAATTTGCTTCAGTCCCTCATCGACAACCTCGACAACGTTTTTCCGCCGGGGATAATGGATGATGTGAGGGCAGCCCCGAGGGTCCCGCCGGCGAGCAAACGGGTAGTGGCGAATCTTCCGGTGATTACGATCACAGAGGAGGTGTTGAAGAAGCTCGGAGAGGAGGCCGAGTGCGCCATTTGTAAAGAGAACTTGGTTGTGAATGACAAGATGCAGGAGTTGCCTTGCAAGCACACATTTCACCCTCCATGCCTAAAGCCATGGCTG GACGAGCACAATTCGTGTCCGATATGCCGGCATGAGTTGCAGACTGATGATCATGCGTATGAAAGCTGgaaggagagggagagggaggcTGAAGAAGACAGAAAGGGGGCTGCAAATGCCGTTCGAGGTGGTGAATACATGTATGTTTag
- the LOC117631092 gene encoding uncharacterized protein LOC117631092, which produces MEMATCFSSTSSSSSSGLATKLGSRCDHIPHHAQTQINGYGSFLGCRRRSRLRSVVVAGGSASSSTKKTAVNGYVGPGSSADRLISTWSDSCLVVPPPTGKKPRAIIKFLGGAFIGAVPELTYSYLTELLAKDGFLVISVPYNVTFDHVQAAAQVYERFNACLDTILASGLPNANLSPAQLAQLPVFSVGHSNGALLQVLAGSYFSDKVPKANAIIAYNNRPATEAVPYFEQLGPLVNQMVPIVEASPVSSMARTASGDAWKALVDAAGAMLPDNQETLSSLTKFVDQLPSVLNEVTQGISEFKPTPSENRVFFKSSYNVKHTLLVKFNFDAIDETYTLEETLKPRVESIGGTLEKVEISGNHITPCIQEPKWQVGNVYTPADAVAQSLKTLSLNDVRVLSRTISDWFRGFED; this is translated from the exons ATGGAAATGGCCACTTGTTTCTCTTCCACTTCCTCATCGTCCTCCTCCGGCCTTGCCACCAAATTGGGAAGCCGATGTGATCATATCCCTCATCATGCCCAAACCCAAATCAACGGCTATGGTTCCTTCTTGGGGTGCCGTCGGAGGAGCAGATTAAGATCTGTAGTGGTCGCAGGTGGCTCAGCCTCATCTTCTACCAAGAAGACTGCTGTCAATGGCTATGTGGGTCCAGGCAGCTCCGCAGACAGATTAATCTCCACTTGGAGCGATTCTTGTTTGGTGGTACCTCCACCCACTGGCAAGAAGCCTCGTGCCATCATCAAGTTCTTGGGTGGTGCCTTCATTGGAGCTGTTCCTGAACTTACTTACAG CTACTTAACTGAGCTATTGGCAAAAGATGGGTTTCTTGTTATATCAGTGCCATACAATGTGACCTTTGATCATGTCCAAGCTGCTGCACAAGTGTATGAGAGGTTCAATGCCTGCTTGGACACCATCTTAGCTTCTGGATTGCCCAATGCCAATCTATCACCTGCCCAACTTGCTCAACTGCCTGTGTTTTCTGTTGGCCATAG TAATGGCGCGCTTCTTCAAGTACTTGCAGGGAGCTATTTCTCTGATAAAGTCCCAAAG GCCAATGCCATAATCGCGTACAACAATAGACCAGCGACAGAGGCTGTGCCTTACTTTGAGCAG CTAGGTCCTTTAGTTAATCAGATGGTGCCTATTGTAGAAGCATCTCCAGTTTCATCAATGGCTAGGACTGCCTCAG GAGATGCATGGAAGGCACTGGTTGATGCAGCCGGAGCAATGCTACCAGACAATCAGGAAACTCTAAGTTCGCTGACTAAATTTGTTGATCAGCTACCTTCAGTGCTAAATGAG GTAACGCAAGGGATATCAGAATTTAAGCCAACACCCTCTGAAAATCGTGTTTTCTTTAAAAGCTCGTACAATGTCAAACACACACTACTG GTGAAGTTCAATTTCGACGCAATTGATGAGACATATACTCTTGAAGAGACACTGAAGCCTCGTGTGGAATCTATTGGCGGGACACTAGAAAAGGTCGAAATAAGTGGTAACCATATCACACCATGCATACAG GAGCCAAAGTGGCAAGTAGGGAACGTGTACACTCCAGCAGATGCTGTTGCTCAGAGTCTCAAGACTCTTTCTCTAAATGACGTTAGAGTCCTCTCAAGAACTATAAGCGACTGGTTCAGAGGCTTTGAGGATTGA